The DNA region GCTCTAAGCATTTCTAGAGATGAGATGAATCCTCATTTCCAGAGCAGTAGCTGTTGGCAATCTTCTCTTTAAAGTCCATCCCAGGACTTCTTTATCATGGTTGGCCAAGAGTCCTGCTTTGGCTGCCACACCTTTGTTCTGCTGCATGCGATATTCCTGAACTCTCATGGATAATCTTTGcatcattaaaatatacatatatatttttaaaaatttatttatttattttagcgagagtggggggcagagggagagggacagagagagaatctcaagcagactccccagtgaacacagagcccgacgcggggctccatctcatgaccctgagatcatgacctgagctaaaaccaagagctagatgcccaactgactgagccacccaggtgcccctcatttaaaaatatttttataaacaatgttCTGAACAGGTGGTCTCATCaggttttacttcttttgttgTGTGGTCTGTAACACTGTCCAAAAAGGAGGTTTCTGTAAATTTATTGTAGGCTCCAAGAATTTTCTTACACTGTTTTATCTGATCAGATCCTGGTATTTGTGCAGCCATATTCTTTTGGTACATTTATTAGCTACCCTTTCTGATGATGCATGAGTTTCCATTTGGCTCTGGAAAAGCAAAGTCATTCATCCTTTGCTTGAATGACTCCAGGGAGGCCTGATGTCTTAAGTATGGGCTTTCCCATCCACCAGTATGAGGCTGGGAGGCTGTACTGCCCCTATAATAACCCACTTAACAGATGAGGAGACCGAGacagagagaaattttttttaaagatttctatttatttatctgagagagagcaagagagaggagagcgagagagagcacaagcagggggaggggcagaggaagtggaagaagctgattccccgctgagcagggagcacaatgtggggcttggtcccagggatcccaggatgccgggatgaggacctgagccaaaggcagatacttaactgactgagccacccaggtgccctgacatagAGAAATATAACTCACCTAGGGTCACAGAATTCATAAGGTttagagctgggatttaaacctaCATCTGATCTGATACCAAGGTTCATTTACTTCCTGCATATGCTCTAGAGTCATTTGGTTTATTCACATATTTGTAACTTCTAAGTCAATGCAAAAGTAGAACTGGGTTCTATGGTGTCaagtgtaatattttttaaaggagcatGGGGAATTTCTTGGGATTTGTAGAAACTTTATTACCTTGGGGGCAAAAGGGGAAGTTTCTGGTTCATGTGAcctacttcatttttaaagtaccCATAAATTGGGCACAGAATAAGATTAGAGCAAAGTCCTTGTAGGATTTAGGAATGATGATGTGATTAATATATCTTGATTTAACAGTGATGACAGCGTACAATAATTAGCAGCTTAATAAGTTAAATTTCATTAATATGTCTTTTGGGAAGGACTCTGTCAGATTAAGTAAGATTCTGTGCTTTGATTGCCTATGAAGTTTTGAACTGAGCTTGGCTCTCCACTATATGGATCAAATCCCAAAGTCCTGGCTTTACTCATCCGTCATTTCTTTGACTCCTTAGGGATTCATGACTTGAATGAAGacaaatactattattttaaacatttattcttgGCAATAAAAATCCAACCAGGACCCTAAGTAATGAATTGGAAAATGATTATACCCTATTAAAGGTATTAGTTGGTATTAGTTGCTTTTGGGACATTTTATTATACCTTTTTTGGGTgatagaaatataagaaatactaaTTCTTCGGGGCTCCCTGAAAAATCTGGGAGTCTACAGGcaaggaaatatacaagatgaccTCAGACATTTTGTTGGGCCAAAAATTAAGGGAAATACTCAAAGActaatgggtgtgtgtgtgtcacaggaATATGCAAGTCAGCTTGAAGGGACTCCTCTTATCAAAATTGGGGAActatttgaacattaaaaaagaatattgactGTGACTAACAGTGGAAAGAAGAGAACTTTATAGTCACTTCAGAGGAACAATGCATCATAGAAACAGTGTATGCAGGTTAAGGACTTGATCtaagtttgaatcctgactccattatcttttttttttttttaagatttatttatttgagagagagagaaagagagagagagaaacccaggcacactccatgctgagtgtggagtctgatgccgggcttgatctcagaaccctgagatcatgacctgagccaaaaccaagagtcagatgcttaactgactgtgccacccaggcacccttccattATCTTTTGCTGTTAAGATCTTAAAcctttccatgcctcagtttccatgtctgtaaaatggtaataataacaataatacctacctcagagTGGTGATAAGAGGATTAACTAAGATAACATAAGCAAAGTGTTTAAAATAGTCCCTGGGACATAGCGTGTGCTAAGTACATtctatttgttattattacttttattattattgtctgTGATACTATACCAgccttggggttttttttgttgttgttgttatggcaaattgttttatttttttccccacttttattgaggtataattgatctgtaacattgtgtaagttcaaGGCATACAACATATTGACTGGATGcacatgtattgtgaaatgatgaccacagtaGTGTTtgctaacacctctatcacctcacataattaccatttcctttttgtggtgagaacgtttaagatctactctcttagtaactttcaagtatataatattgtagtgttaactataatcaccatgctgatGTTAGgtcctcagaacttactcattttataactggaatattttttaccctttgaccaacatctccccatttcccacaaCCCTTCAGGTCCTGGCAGCTGCTACCATTATTCTACTCTCTTGCCttgtagtgtctttttttttttttttaatattttatttatttatttgacagagagcaagagtgaCAGAGATCACAGAGTGagaatgagaagcagactccttgctgagggtagagccggatgcaggactcgatcccaggaccctgagatcatgacctgagcctaaggcagacgcttaactgactgagccaccccggcacccctccTTGTAGTGTCCTTAActagctttggtatcagggtaatgctggccttgtaaaatgtgtttgggagtgttctctcctcttcaatctttttttttttttttggaagagtttgagaaggattggtattaactcttctttaaatgtttggtacaattcaccAGGGAAACCATCTAGTCCTGGGTTTTTCATTGTTGGGAGATctctgattactgattcaatctccttacttgttactagagtttctatttcttcataatttagtcttggtaggttgtgtgtttctaggaatttatctatttcttctaggttatccaatctCTTGacataattgttcatagtactgTTTTATGATCATTTGTATATTTGTGATATAAcatgtaatgtctcctttttcttttctgatttaa from Neomonachus schauinslandi chromosome 6, ASM220157v2, whole genome shotgun sequence includes:
- the LOC110589387 gene encoding mitochondrial import inner membrane translocase subunit Tim9-like; the encoded protein is MAAQIPGSDQIKQCKKILGAYNKFTETSFLDSVTDHTTKEVKPDETTFQEYRMQQNKGVAAKAGLLANHDKEVLGWTLKRRLPTATALEMRIHLISRNA